TGAATGTTTTTACGAACACTCTGATGAACATCCACATGGATGGGGATTGGCAACTATGCAATCCGATGAATTTATTATACAAAAAGAGCCGGTAAAAGCAACATGTAGCAAACACTTAAAGGATATATTATCCAATCCCATTGTTGGAAAGAATGTGTTCGCTCACATCAGGTTAGCTACGGTTGGTGAAATCATATCTCCCAATTGCCACCCATTTACCGAAGCAGATGATAACAACAGATCATGGATGTTAATTCATAATGGAACCATTTTTGATTATCCTGAACTTGACAAATACAAAGATAAGGAGAATGGGGACACTGATTCTGAGCGAATACTATTATACATTATAGACAAGGTGAATGAGTTTGAAAGCGCAAAAGGCGCACCATCAACCATAAAGGAACGCTTCAATCTATTGGCCGGGATAATATCAGACTTATCAAAAAACAACAAGCTCAACATAATGATTTACGATGGGGATTTGACCTACATCCACTCTAACATGAGGGAATCATTGTACTACCTTAAAAATGATGATGGATTTTTGGTGGCTTCAACTCCTGTAAATGATGATGAGGACTGGAAGGAAGTTGAGATGAACAAGCTGTTCGGTTTGATTGACGGCAATATCGTGTTTGAAAGCGAGGAACATGATAATGAATTCATTTTCACAGAATTTCATGAAAAGGCAATTGAAGAATTTTTGAAAACAGTAAATCAGGATGGTAATGATGATCAATAAAGAGATGGTTAGAAATCAATTGTATGGAGAGTTTATAAGACCAACCAATCAGAACAAGAATTTCATAGGCATTGAAATTGAAATTCCGATTATTAATCTTGATAAAAAAGCGGTTGATTTCAATGTGGTCCATGAAATCACAGGGAAGTTCCAAAGGCAGTTCGGTGATTTCAAAACAGACGGTGTCGATTATGACGGGAATGTATTTTCCCTGAAAAATCATTTGAATGATGATATAGTCTGTTATGACTGTTCATACAACAACATTGAATTTGCTATGGGTCGTGAAAGGGATTTGTTTTCAATAAATGAGAGATTCAGTGAATATTATACATTTGTAAAGGAATCCTTTGAGCAGCATAACCACACATTGACCGGAATGGGAATCAACCCCTACAGGAAATACAATGTCAATGAGCCAATTCCATCAGAAAGGTATCTGATGCTTTATCATCACTTGAAATCCTTTAAGAATTATGACAATGTTCCAATGCATTTCCATAAATACCCTGAATATGGAATGTTTTCATCAGCATCCCAGGTTCAGCTCGATGTAACCCGGGAAAATCTGGTAAAGACAATCAATGTATTTTCAAAAATAGAGCCGATTAAGGCATTGCTCTTTTCAAATTCAGTATTATACGGTGAAGATAACCAATTTACTTGCTTTAGGGATGCGCTATGGGAATATTCAACCCATGGCGTAAATCCTCACAATATTGGAGTCTATGACGTTGAATTCAAGGACTTGAATGACCTTCAATCATATCTGGAATCATTAAATATCTATTGCGTGATGCGTGATGGTGCATATATAAACTTCCCGTCTATGAATCTTTTGGAATACTTTGCACAGGATTACGTTTCCGGTGAAATCTATTGTAATGGAAGATATCGCCAGATTGACATCAAGCCATGCATCAATGATATTAAATACCTAAGGCCGTTTAAGTTTATCAATCTCACATTCAGAGGAACCGTTGAATTTAGAAGCATATGCACACAGCCGATAAGGGATTCAATGTGTGTGGCGGCATTCCACTTGGGTCTTAAGGATAAACTGGATGAACTGGAAGACATCATAACCAACGATACTGTATTGTATCATAGGGGATACACCGCAGGTGAACTTAGAAAGCTTCTGATACAGGAAAAACTTCCAGGATTCATTAATAAAAATGATTTGTGCCGTTTATCTAGAGACATTGTTGATCTCTCATCTGATGGTCTAAAGGAAAGGAACATAGGTGAGGAGATATTTCTAAAACCATTGTATGATAGAATTAAAAAACATTCAAACCCTGGAAAGGATTTAATAAATTTGACAAAAAATGGAATTGATATTGAAAAAATCATCAAGGATTATGGAAAATTAGACATAACTATATAAGTTAATGAGATACAAATTTAAACTAAAAGGGGGATGAAAATGATTTTAAAGAATTTAGCCAAAATACCCTCAGATGAAATTTTGGAAGGTTCATTTGGAATAGAATGGGAAAGCTTGCGCGCCAATGAGGATGGTAAGTTATCTTTAACACCTCATCCAGCTATTTTTGGCGATAAATTAACAAATCCTCTTGTCACTACTGATTTTTCAGAAAGTCAAATCGAAATTATCACTCCCACTTTCGACACCATAGATGAGGCTTTTTCTACATTTTCCCTATTGTCTGATTTGGTCAATTCATCTCTTCCGGATGATGAATACCTGTGGTTTCAGTCAATCCCATGTATCCTGCCGTATTGGGACCAGATACCGATAGCCCAATACTCTGAGGAAGGGGAGGAATCTCAAAAGTACCGTGAGGAATTGGCTAAAAAGTATGGTGTTAAAAAGCAGATGATTTCAGGAGTGCATTTCAATTTCTCATTTAAAGATCGCTTTTTAAAGAAATTGCACTCAATTGAAAACTCTAAACTATCATTCAAGGAGTTTAAAAATCATGTTTACCTAAAGATAGCCAGAAACTACCTTAGGTATTGCTGGCTGATTATTTATTTGACAGGCTGTTCAATAGGATCTCACAAGACATTCTCCAATGACTGCATTCACCTGATGGATGCACAAGACGAGCATGGCAGCTATTATTCAACAAGGGGACCATCATTTAGAAACGCATCCTGCGGATATAAGAACCTGAAGGAATTGTATCCGTCATACGATACTGTTGAGGATTTCACAGCTGATATTCAGAAATTCATTGATGACGGCGACTTGTCAGAGGCCAAGGAGCTTTATACCCAAATCAGGTTGAAGCCTAAAAATCCTAAGGACATGCTTAATTCATTGAACAGTGACGGAATAGAATACATTGAGATAAGGACATTGGACATCAATCCGTTCTATAAGTGCGGCCTTGTCCTGCACGACATGAACTTCCTCCATCTCTTTTTGATTTACATGTACGTCAAGGAAGAGTCTGACTATTCTCTCTGGCAAAAGGAAGCCAAGATAAATGAGGAGAATGTTGCCGAAAAGGCATATGTCGATTCAATGAGATTATTAAGGGATGGTGAAGAGGTAACATTAAGGGAATGGGCTGCTGAAATAATCAATGAAATGTATGGAATGTGTGAAGTGTTGGGCATTGACTATGCTAAAACATTGGACCTTATGCTCACCCGTGTTGCAAATCCTGATTTCACCTATGGAAAGAGAATGTTGAGGCTCATTGAACAGGATGGTTACATCAACGCTCATATGAAATTGTCCAAGAACAACAAGAACGTGAGCATTCTCAATCTGAAAAATATCGGTGATGTCAACTGTTCAGAGTATGAAAAATATGTCAATATCGCTCTTGTCGGTAAATAATTGATAAAAAACTTTATATATTATTTTTTTAAATATTAAAATTAGGGATTCTAATATAACAATTGTTAATTTATGTAAAGTAATTTATATATAATACTCATTGTAAATTAATAATTGTAATTTATTTAAATAAATTAATGGAGAAATAATATGAATAAAAAAATTTCATTTGTTTTGGTGTTAGCACTTGCCGCATTTTTAGTAATGGGATCCGCCAGTGCAGGACTCTTCGACTTTTTAGGAGGAGATTCTTCTAACACAGTAAAAATCGGATATTTGCCATCCGATCACGATGCTGCATTATTTGTAGCAGATGCACAAGGTTTATACAAAGATAAAGGAATCAACACTGAATTGGTTCAATTCAACAATGGTGGAGATTTAATGACCGCTATGGCTAGTGGAGATGTTGATGTGGGTTATGTAGGTATTTCCCCAGTATTGTCATCAATATCTGCTGGTGTGCCGGTTAAAGTTATTTCCGCTGCACAAACAGAAGGAAGCGGAATTATCGTCAACGATGCTTCTCACATCGAAAAAGCACAAGACTTGAAAGGAAAAACCATTGCAACTCCTGGTGATGCATCCATTCAACATGTATTGCTTTCAGCATACCTGAAAAATAATGGAATGTCCTTGGATGACATTAACGAATCCGCAATGAAAGTTCCATCAATCAACGATGCATTGAAAACAGGCAATCTTCCAGCTGCAATAACATTCCAACCTTATGTAAGCCTTGGAGAAACCGATGACGCAATTGATGAATTGGCTGATTCATCCGAAATCATGCCAGGACACCCATGTTGTGTTGTTGTAGCATCTGAAGATTTCATTAAAAACAATGAAAACACTACTAAAGACATAATCGCAATTCACGAAAACGCAACAAACTATATCAACGAACAAATCAAAGCAGATAAAACAGCTGATGTCGTAAAATTATTACCTAAAGACATTGTTGCAAATGAAGATGCAGAACAAGATTCATTAGAAAGTTTCCCATTCATCTCCGGTTTAAATGAAACCTACAAAGCAAATGTGGATGCTTTCCAACAATTAGAAGTTGAATTAGGAATCTTAAATCAAACCATTTCCCAAGATAAATTATACTGGGAAGCATAGTTGAATAACTATGCTTTTTTATTCTTTTTTTTAAAATCAGTTTTTTTCGTATTCGGCTTTCAAATCAGCCATTGCTTTAATTGTTTTCTCATCACTGACCTTTTCGATAATCCTTTGGTTTTCAACAAGCCTGTCCATGTATTCCTTTCTTTTTTCATCATCGACAATCTTGTATCGTGAGAAGTTTACAAGCCCTTCAATCAGTCCGGACAGTCCCCTGTTGAATGCCTGTGCGTTTTCATCATTGATGACGAATTTTCTGATTTTTCCGGTTATGAAAAATATGTTTTTGTCACCCTTGAGGGGAAAGTCATCAGGTGTCTTTTTCTCAATCCTTTCAACATCAACAATAATGTAAGCTGGAGTGTTTTTAATGATGGCAATGTCATCATCACTGGTATAATATTCATCGCCCATGCAATCTAGTGTGGCATATGTGAAAACAAGTGGATCTTGTGTGATGTTAACTACATACTCTTGTCTATCCTGTATGTTTTTCAATGTTTTTGACCCTTCAAAGATTCTGCAGAAGACCCTGTTCTCGCCGAGATACTTGAATGCGAAGGCACCCGCATTTTTCACGCCATCCTCACTGATTGTGGTGGTTATGCATTCATACTGCAAACCCTTTTCGATTCCAACTTTACTCAAATCGCAACTCATTATAATCTTCCTGCTTGAATCCGTCGGCAATCTTGTTTAGATTGTTGAAAACGTTTATTAGTGGATTTAAGGTATCGTCAAGTTCATCATTGTCAATATTTCCCAAAACTTCAATGTATTGTGGAAAAACCTGTTTGCCGTTCTGGAAAAAGAGATAATATTCATTAATGTTGACCTCTTCTTGATTCAGGTCACTTACAATGTCTCTGTACAGCTTATCCAAATCCTCAAAGCTTTCACAAAACAATTCTTTAATCTCATTGATGTTTTCGTTCGATTCAAGTTTGGACAGGGCTGTGTTGATTCTTATAATTGAAATGGTATAGGATTCTAAGTCAATTTCACCATCCATAATATCACCATGAATAGTTAATAAAAAAGAAAAAAAGAGTAAATTTCTCAAAAGAGAAATTATAATTTGATTTTAATATCGAGTGCGGAAGATCCTTCTTCGTAAACGAAGATTGGGTTAATGTCCAACTCGGTAATTTCTGGGAAGTCTAAAGTTAATCTGGCTACTCTTTTGATAGCTTCTTTAACTTCTTCTACATCACAAGTAGCTTCACCACGGTATCCTGCAAGGAGTTTGGATACTTTGGTTTTTTCGATTTGCTCATCGATTTCCTGTGAACTCATTCCTTTAGCAAGGTTGAATGCGACATCCTCAATAAGGTTTACATAGATTCCCCCCATACCGAATGCAATCATAGGACCGAATTGTTTGTCTTTAATCATACCGACAATTACTTCCTCACCGGAATCCATCATTTTTTGTACTTCCACACCGTCAGGGATAATGTCAGGGTGAGCTTTCTTAGCGTTTGCAATGATTTCATCATATGCTGCTTTAGCTTCATCCGCATTTTCAATTCCCACTTTTACACCACCGATATCGGATTTGTGTAAAATCTTATCGGATGCGATTTTAAGTACAACAGGGAATTCCATCTCTTCTGCAAGTTCTGCTGCTTCATCAGCGGAAGTTGATAATTTGATTGGTGCTGCTGAAATTCCGTATGCTTCAGCTACTGCGTATGCTTCACTTCCAAGCAGGGTGTCTCTTCCGTCAGCAACAACCTTGTCAAAGATTGCTTTTACAGCATCCTTGTCAACGTCATCAACGTTTTCAATGACATCATCGTACACTCTGTCTTCCAGTCTTGCATATCTGGTCATTGCTTCAAGTGCAGTTACTGCAGTTTCAGGGAATACGTATGTTGGCACACCGTTTGCTCTTAAAGCTTCATTTGCAGCTTCAAAGGATGGACCACCCATGTTAACTACAATGATAGGTTTGTCGAATTCTTTTCTTTCCTCTAAAATGGCATTTGCAATTCCGTCAGGATCTGCTGATGCGGTAGGACAAACCATGATGATTAAACTGTCCACATCTTCGTAACCTAAAACAAGTTCGAGGGATTCTTTGTATCTGCTTACAGGTGCGTCTCCCAACACGTCAATAGGGTTTTTTGCACTTCCTTCGTCAGTTACACATTTTTTCAGTTTTGCAGTGGTTTCTTCATCAAATTGAACGAGGTTCAGACCTGCTTTTTCCATTGCGTCTACGGTCAGTACTCCTCCACCACCTGCATTGGTAATAATTGCAACATTGTCACCTTTTGGAAGTGGTGCTTTGGAAAATGCCAATCCTAAATCGAAGAGTTCTGCCATGGTTTCAACACGCATGATTCCTGATTGGTGGAATGCGGTATCGAATGCAAGGTCACTTCCAGCCAATGCTCCAGTGTGTGAGGATGCAGCTGCTGCTCCAGCTGAACTTGAACCGGATTTGAGTATAATTATTGGTTTTTTGTGTGCGGTTTCCCTCATGGTTCTTACGAAGTCTTCATCGTCGGAAATGGATTCGAGGTAACAGATGATAACGTTTGTTTCATCGTCTTCTGCAAGGTATTGTAACAGCTCGATTTCAGTTACTCCAGCCTTGTTACCTAAACTGATAACTTTACTGAATCCGATTCCTGAGGTTACGCTCCAATCGATAATTGCTACCATCATTGCTCCACTTTGTGAGATGAATGCAATGTTTCCTGTTGGTGGCATCATTTGTGAAAATGAACCGTTTAACGGGGTGTGTGAATCGGTTATTCCTAAACTGTTTGGTCCGATAATGTTTATTCCGTATTCTTCTCCGAGTGCGGTTAATTCTGCCTCTAATTTTGCACCTTCTTCGCCGACTTCCTTAAATCCTGCGGTAATGACAACCATATTTTCTATGCCAACTTCACCACATTCCTTAACTGCGGCATTTACGAATGGGGAAGGAATAGTAATGATTACCAAATCTACTTTTCCAGGTACATCTTTTATATTTGCGTAAGCTGTTTTTCCAAGGATTTCCCCACCTTTAGGGTTTACTGGATATATTTCGCCTTCAAATCCGTCATTGATAAGATTGTCCACGATAATGTATCCGACTTTTCCAGGCGTATTGGAAGCTCCAATAACAGCTACAGACTCAGGTTTAAACATCTTAGTGAGATCTTTCATGTTATTTCTCCTGTTGTTTTTATATTGTCATGTTAATCTATAATGATAAATAATTAACATTTAATATAATTATATATATTGTTATATTGTTATTTAAAGATATTGTTTAATCATTTAAAACGTAGTTTAAACCCTTTTCTTCTTTTTATTTAATCTTTTAAAAATAATTAATTAACTTATTAACATTTATAATATATGATTACAATAAATATTATTAAATTATAAATTATTGATATTTTAAATAATTTAGAAAAATATCAAATTAGGAGATATTATGAGCTTAATTATCGCTTATGTTGGAAAAAAAGGATGTGTAATGGCGAGTGATAAAAGAAAAATAGGATACTTTGGTGATAAAAAGAATTTAAGTAAATTAGAAGAAGAATTATATGAAGGACACATTGACAATGATGATGATTTCCTTAAACGTGCCAAGGAACTTGGTATTTCAATCAAGATTACCGATGATGCAAATAAGCTGAAAATAATCGGAAACACAATTCGTGGGGAAGTAAGTACTAAAGGAACCTTTGAAACAAGAAGAAGACGTATTTACGGAACCAAAAACGGTTATCAGATTGTTGAACTATTGGGTTCTGAAACTGAATCCCGTAAGGCCGGAGACAGTGGACTCATCGTCTTTGGAAATGAATTTGCAAAGCGTGCTGCTGAAACATTAATCAAAAGAAACTGGAAGGCCTCCCAAAGTTTAAGGTATATGGGTGAGATTTTCCAGGGCATTATAGAAGAGGTTGCTTCCAAAACTCCTACCGTAGGCAAAAATGTTGACGTGCTGATGCAACAGCCGGATTTTGATAAAACTAAAGCTCAACAACATTTGAATATTACAATTGACCATGATATTAAAGTATTGACCAAATTCAGACAGGAACTGACTGAAAAATTGGTCCAGCAGAATCTGGAAATAGAAATGGCAAATAAAATCATCGATAAGGGTGAGGTTGGCCGTGTTGTCCAGATTGATGGAAACATGCTTTATGTTCAATTAAATGATAAGACTCAGGCTGTTGACGGCAACTGGAAAAGACTTGCAGGCCCTGGCCAAAACGTATTGATGTTTACAGACAGCGATGATGCAAAGATTGGAGATAAGGTTATCATTGAAAACGAAGATTTATGTCTTAAAAAGGATAAGTCTTCCCTTAAATGTGATATCATTTTATGCTCATTATAAGCTGGGGTTTAAATGAAACTGACGTTTTTGGGCAGTGGTGGAGGAAGATTTTCCGCCATTAGCCAAAGAAGAATGACTGGAGGATTCAGAATTGATAATTTGGGCGGAAAGAATTATCATATCGATCCTGGTCCAGGAGCATTAATCAGAACATATCAGTTCGGATTCGACCCCCGTAATCTGAATGGGGTCATCGTGTCACATTCTCATACTGACCATTACAATGATGCCGAAATCCTCATCGAGGCAATGACAAGAGGGGTAACAAAGCCATTGGGTACTGTTGTAGGTAGTGAAAGTGTACTGAAGGGTTATGATATGTGGGGTCCCTGCATCTCAGCTTATCACCAGTCAAAACCTGATACAATGGTTTTAAAGCCTGGAGAGTGGCAACAGCTGAACAATGTAAAAATCAAGGGTACTGCCACATCACACGGAGACCCGACAGGTGTTGGTTTTCAGATAGATTACAGGGGCTTTAAGTTGTCCTACACATCAGATACAGGTTATTTTGAGGGATTGGCTGATGAGCACAAGGGTGCTGATATCCTTATTGCAAGTGTTTTAAGGCCTGGAAACCGTACCATTAACGGACACATGTGTTCACGCAATTTCATCGATTTGATCAATGAAGTGAAACCTAAGGTTGCGGTAATGACACATTTGGGATTGAAGATGATTTCAAACAATCCTGTTACAGAAGCCAAAAAGATTTCAAAAAAGACAGGTGTAAAGACAATTGCCGCATATGATGGTTTGTCATTCAATGTGAACTATAACAATCCCCGTAAATTTAGACTGATATCTCTCAAGGATGTTCAGTCTTCAATTCACAGTACTAGTCATGCATTGTATGAAAATGAAAGAAAGAATTCCTATAATCTGGCTTTCAAGCACAAGGAATTCGATGAACTTTCCATATTGAGAAGAGAATAGTTATTTTTCAAGATTGTTTGGATGTATGAATCCTGAGCGAATCATATGGTCTGCAAGAACAATTGCAGTGCTTGATTCTGCCACTACTGTCACTCTAGGACAGATGCAAGGGTCATGACGTCCTTTAATTTCTATTTTTTTATTTTCCATTGCTTTTATATCAACACTGTCTTGACATTTGGAAATGGATGGGGTAGGTTTGACTGCTATTCTTGAAACGATTGGCATTCCGTTGCTCATGCCTCCAATGATTCCGCCTGAATTGTTGCTTTTTGTTGTTACCTTGCCGTCTTCGATTTGGTAGCCGTCGTTGATCTCGCTTCCTGTGTGTTTTGCCACATCAAATCCAAGTCCGATTTCAACGCCCTTTACCGCACCGATGTTCATTAATATTCTTGCAAGGTCTCCGTCAAGCCTTTCAAATACCGGTTCTCCAAGACCTGCCGGAACATTGGCTGCAATGGTTTCAACAATTCCTCCAATGGAATCTCCTTCCTGTTTTTTGGCCAAAATCAAATCTTCCATTTCTTTGGCAGCCTTTAAATCTCCACAGCGGACAGGATTTTTCTCAATGTTTTCTTTGATGGTATTCAAATCCAATTTTTCGGCCTTGATATCTCCGATTTGTGTAACGTGTGATATGATTTCAATGTTTTGGGTTTTGAGTAACTTTTTGGCTATTGCGCCTCCGATTACATGGCCTATGGTGACTCTTCCGCTTCCTCTTCCACCACCGTTGTAGTCATAGTTTCCGTATTTCATCATCCAGCCAAAATCTCCATGGGATGGGCGTGGAGTGTTTTTAAACATGGAATAGTCTTTGGAATGCTGATTTTTATTGAAGATTACTCCGGTAATTGGTGTTCCGTCGGTTTTTCCTTCAAAGATTCCGGATAAAATCTGGACTTCATCAGCTTCCTTTCTTGGAGTGGTAACACTGCTGGTTCCTGGTTTTCTTTTATCAAGTTCCTTTTGTATATCTTCTGCTGTTAATTCTAAGTTTGCTGGGCATCCATCAACTACCGCTCCCACAGCCGCACCGTGGCTTGCTCCAAAACTTGTTATTTTAAATTTTTCTCCAATTGAATTTGACATGTGTTGGCCTCTCTAAGCAATTGTTTTAATTTTTGTTTTTTAAGTTATATTAATG
This region of uncultured Methanobrevibacter sp. genomic DNA includes:
- a CDS encoding MBL fold metallo-hydrolase, encoding MKLTFLGSGGGRFSAISQRRMTGGFRIDNLGGKNYHIDPGPGALIRTYQFGFDPRNLNGVIVSHSHTDHYNDAEILIEAMTRGVTKPLGTVVGSESVLKGYDMWGPCISAYHQSKPDTMVLKPGEWQQLNNVKIKGTATSHGDPTGVGFQIDYRGFKLSYTSDTGYFEGLADEHKGADILIASVLRPGNRTINGHMCSRNFIDLINEVKPKVAVMTHLGLKMISNNPVTEAKKISKKTGVKTIAAYDGLSFNVNYNNPRKFRLISLKDVQSSIHSTSHALYENERKNSYNLAFKHKEFDELSILRRE
- the acs gene encoding acetate--CoA ligase alpha subunit, whose amino-acid sequence is MKDLTKMFKPESVAVIGASNTPGKVGYIIVDNLINDGFEGEIYPVNPKGGEILGKTAYANIKDVPGKVDLVIITIPSPFVNAAVKECGEVGIENMVVITAGFKEVGEEGAKLEAELTALGEEYGINIIGPNSLGITDSHTPLNGSFSQMMPPTGNIAFISQSGAMMVAIIDWSVTSGIGFSKVISLGNKAGVTEIELLQYLAEDDETNVIICYLESISDDEDFVRTMRETAHKKPIIILKSGSSSAGAAAASSHTGALAGSDLAFDTAFHQSGIMRVETMAELFDLGLAFSKAPLPKGDNVAIITNAGGGGVLTVDAMEKAGLNLVQFDEETTAKLKKCVTDEGSAKNPIDVLGDAPVSRYKESLELVLGYEDVDSLIIMVCPTASADPDGIANAILEERKEFDKPIIVVNMGGPSFEAANEALRANGVPTYVFPETAVTALEAMTRYARLEDRVYDDVIENVDDVDKDAVKAIFDKVVADGRDTLLGSEAYAVAEAYGISAAPIKLSTSADEAAELAEEMEFPVVLKIASDKILHKSDIGGVKVGIENADEAKAAYDEIIANAKKAHPDIIPDGVEVQKMMDSGEEVIVGMIKDKQFGPMIAFGMGGIYVNLIEDVAFNLAKGMSSQEIDEQIEKTKVSKLLAGYRGEATCDVEEVKEAIKRVARLTLDFPEITELDINPIFVYEEGSSALDIKIKL
- a CDS encoding glutamate--cysteine ligase, translating into MILKNLAKIPSDEILEGSFGIEWESLRANEDGKLSLTPHPAIFGDKLTNPLVTTDFSESQIEIITPTFDTIDEAFSTFSLLSDLVNSSLPDDEYLWFQSIPCILPYWDQIPIAQYSEEGEESQKYREELAKKYGVKKQMISGVHFNFSFKDRFLKKLHSIENSKLSFKEFKNHVYLKIARNYLRYCWLIIYLTGCSIGSHKTFSNDCIHLMDAQDEHGSYYSTRGPSFRNASCGYKNLKELYPSYDTVEDFTADIQKFIDDGDLSEAKELYTQIRLKPKNPKDMLNSLNSDGIEYIEIRTLDINPFYKCGLVLHDMNFLHLFLIYMYVKEESDYSLWQKEAKINEENVAEKAYVDSMRLLRDGEEVTLREWAAEIINEMYGMCEVLGIDYAKTLDLMLTRVANPDFTYGKRMLRLIEQDGYINAHMKLSKNNKNVSILNLKNIGDVNCSEYEKYVNIALVGK
- a CDS encoding class II glutamine amidotransferase, which codes for MCEIFCFNSNTPKQVNKCLECFYEHSDEHPHGWGLATMQSDEFIIQKEPVKATCSKHLKDILSNPIVGKNVFAHIRLATVGEIISPNCHPFTEADDNNRSWMLIHNGTIFDYPELDKYKDKENGDTDSERILLYIIDKVNEFESAKGAPSTIKERFNLLAGIISDLSKNNKLNIMIYDGDLTYIHSNMRESLYYLKNDDGFLVASTPVNDDEDWKEVEMNKLFGLIDGNIVFESEEHDNEFIFTEFHEKAIEEFLKTVNQDGNDDQ
- a CDS encoding ABC transporter substrate-binding protein, which translates into the protein MNKKISFVLVLALAAFLVMGSASAGLFDFLGGDSSNTVKIGYLPSDHDAALFVADAQGLYKDKGINTELVQFNNGGDLMTAMASGDVDVGYVGISPVLSSISAGVPVKVISAAQTEGSGIIVNDASHIEKAQDLKGKTIATPGDASIQHVLLSAYLKNNGMSLDDINESAMKVPSINDALKTGNLPAAITFQPYVSLGETDDAIDELADSSEIMPGHPCCVVVASEDFIKNNENTTKDIIAIHENATNYINEQIKADKTADVVKLLPKDIVANEDAEQDSLESFPFISGLNETYKANVDAFQQLEVELGILNQTISQDKLYWEA
- the aroC gene encoding chorismate synthase; this translates as MSNSIGEKFKITSFGASHGAAVGAVVDGCPANLELTAEDIQKELDKRKPGTSSVTTPRKEADEVQILSGIFEGKTDGTPITGVIFNKNQHSKDYSMFKNTPRPSHGDFGWMMKYGNYDYNGGGRGSGRVTIGHVIGGAIAKKLLKTQNIEIISHVTQIGDIKAEKLDLNTIKENIEKNPVRCGDLKAAKEMEDLILAKKQEGDSIGGIVETIAANVPAGLGEPVFERLDGDLARILMNIGAVKGVEIGLGFDVAKHTGSEINDGYQIEDGKVTTKSNNSGGIIGGMSNGMPIVSRIAVKPTPSISKCQDSVDIKAMENKKIEIKGRHDPCICPRVTVVAESSTAIVLADHMIRSGFIHPNNLEK
- a CDS encoding DUF2121 domain-containing protein, giving the protein MSLIIAYVGKKGCVMASDKRKIGYFGDKKNLSKLEEELYEGHIDNDDDFLKRAKELGISIKITDDANKLKIIGNTIRGEVSTKGTFETRRRRIYGTKNGYQIVELLGSETESRKAGDSGLIVFGNEFAKRAAETLIKRNWKASQSLRYMGEIFQGIIEEVASKTPTVGKNVDVLMQQPDFDKTKAQQHLNITIDHDIKVLTKFRQELTEKLVQQNLEIEMANKIIDKGEVGRVVQIDGNMLYVQLNDKTQAVDGNWKRLAGPGQNVLMFTDSDDAKIGDKVIIENEDLCLKKDKSSLKCDIILCSL
- a CDS encoding DUF447 domain-containing protein yields the protein MSCDLSKVGIEKGLQYECITTTISEDGVKNAGAFAFKYLGENRVFCRIFEGSKTLKNIQDRQEYVVNITQDPLVFTYATLDCMGDEYYTSDDDIAIIKNTPAYIIVDVERIEKKTPDDFPLKGDKNIFFITGKIRKFVINDENAQAFNRGLSGLIEGLVNFSRYKIVDDEKRKEYMDRLVENQRIIEKVSDEKTIKAMADLKAEYEKN